The window GGGAATAAATAAGTGCAGAACCGTGACCTGCTGAAAGAACAAAACGGTCTCTGTTTTGCCATGTTGGGTTTTTAGGGTTGTGCTTCATATGGTCTGCCCATAATGTATAGGCCATAGGTGCAGAACCTAGTGGTAGACCTGGATGACCTGAATTGGCTTTTTGTACTGCTTCTGCTGCCAGTACACGAATCGTGTTAATTGTTTTTTGCTTAATACTCATGACAGATTTCCTTTCTACTTTTAAATTTTTTAGATGTATTTTATTTCTAAAATTATTTACTTAATTTTTGTTCGAATCCTGCCCAGTCTTGCAAGAATCTCTCGATACCAGCATCTGTAAGCGGATGTTTAGTCATTTGTATAATAACACCATAAGGAACTGTAGCGATATGTGCGCCTGCTTTAGCTGCATCTATAACATGAAGTGGATTGCGTACGCTTGCTGCAATGATTTCAGTATTAATGCCATGGAGTTCAAATATTTGAGCAATATCACTTACAAGATCCATACCCGTTCCGCCGATATCATCTACACGTCCGAGGAACGGACTTACATAAGTTGCACCCGCACGAGCGGCAAGTAACGCTTGACCTGCTGAAAAGATTAAGGTGACATTGGTTTTAATACCTTTAGCAGTTAAAATTTTAGTAGCTTTTAGTCCTTCTGGAGTCATAGGAAGTTTAATAACAATATTTTTATGAATTTTTACAAGTTCCAGTGCTTCTTCTACCATTTTGGGAGCTTCAAGGGAGATAACCTCTGCACTGATAGGTCCATCTACAATGTCAGTAATTTCTTTAATAACTTCTTCAAATACAAGACCTTCTCTTGCAATGAGTGAAGGATTTGTTGTTACACCGCAAATAACACCAAGATCATTTGCTTTTTTAATTTCTTCAGTATTAGCAGTATCAATAAATAATTTCATATTTAAAACCTCACTTTTTAGAATAGAATTAAGACAACGTGTTGTTGTGTCGTCGTGTTGTACCTACAAGTTAAATATAATGCATTTTACATCATTTTTCAATCCTTATTATACGAAAATAAATAAAAATTGTTTTTATCTGTGTTGCTCGATATAAAATTGAAATTGATCAGAGCGATAAATTGCTTCAAAATATTCTATAACAACTTCATTAGAATCTGGGAGCATACCAAATACTTGTCCTTTAAAAAGCATAACAGGAGCGCCTTCATCAACTTGTAACTGAAGGGCAACTTCTTCATTTGCTAGAATGGCTTCCACTGTACGTATAGCTTTATTAATAGTAATACGATAGTCTTTTTCAAGTACTTTATAAAGGGATTCTTGATTGAAATCTATCGCTTCTATACCTGGAACAAGGTGATAAGGAATATAGCTTTTATTTTTATTAATAGGAATCTCGTCGCCATATACAACGCGTTCCATATAAAATGTTTTTTCATCTTCAGTTATATCCAGCATCTTACAAACCCGTTTAGAAGGTTGTCTGATACCTGCGTCTAGTACATGCGGTTTTGGGGTTAAGCCATATCTTTTGATATCCTCACTGCAGCCAGAGAGTCGGATAAGCCCTTGTTCAAAGCCACGGCCTTTTACAAAAGTTCCTTTACCTTGTCTTTTATATAAATAACCTTCATTGACTAGTTCATCTATAGCCTTGCGAACAGTTGTGCGGCTTAAATGATAAGTCTGCATCAGTTTAGGTTCCGAAGGAATAGCAACGTCAGCCTTGATGGCTTCATTTTCTATCATATCTATAATAATTTTTTTGAGTTGATAATACATAGGGATAAAACTATTTTCTCTGTCCATCTTTGCACCACCTGTGTGTTTTCATCTATTATAAACTATTTCATGTAAAAAAAATACTTTAAGCTTAAAGTCTGCGCGCATACTTATAATAAT is drawn from Cellulosilyticum sp. I15G10I2 and contains these coding sequences:
- the fsa gene encoding fructose-6-phosphate aldolase, producing the protein MKLFIDTANTEEIKKANDLGVICGVTTNPSLIAREGLVFEEVIKEITDIVDGPISAEVISLEAPKMVEEALELVKIHKNIVIKLPMTPEGLKATKILTAKGIKTNVTLIFSAGQALLAARAGATYVSPFLGRVDDIGGTGMDLVSDIAQIFELHGINTEIIAASVRNPLHVIDAAKAGAHIATVPYGVIIQMTKHPLTDAGIERFLQDWAGFEQKLSK
- a CDS encoding GntR family transcriptional regulator, yielding MDRENSFIPMYYQLKKIIIDMIENEAIKADVAIPSEPKLMQTYHLSRTTVRKAIDELVNEGYLYKRQGKGTFVKGRGFEQGLIRLSGCSEDIKRYGLTPKPHVLDAGIRQPSKRVCKMLDITEDEKTFYMERVVYGDEIPINKNKSYIPYHLVPGIEAIDFNQESLYKVLEKDYRITINKAIRTVEAILANEEVALQLQVDEGAPVMLFKGQVFGMLPDSNEVVIEYFEAIYRSDQFQFYIEQHR